One segment of Streptomyces sp. YIM 121038 DNA contains the following:
- a CDS encoding steroid 3-ketoacyl-CoA thiolase: MAAEPVIVEAVRTPIGKRGGALANLHPAYLLGETYRELLGRTGIHADCVEQIVGGTVTHAGEQSMNPARTAWLTMGLPYETAATTVDCQCGSSQQASHMVANMVAAGVIDIGISCGVESMSRVPLGSGSKHGPGKPFPDEWNVDLPNQFEAAERIARRRGLTRRDADALGLLSQERAAAAWAEERFKRETFAVQVPTTEEEQAAGQGMWRLVHRDEGLRDTSLDALAGLKPVMPSAVHTAGNSSQISDGAAALLWASKRMARALKLRPRARIVAQALVGADPHFHLDGPVDATRAVLGKAGMSLRDIDLVEINEAFASVVLSWARVFEQDLEKVNVNGGAIALGHPVGATGARLLTSALHELERRDKEFALVTMCAGGAVATATILQRL, encoded by the coding sequence GTGGCCGCCGAACCTGTCATCGTCGAAGCCGTACGCACCCCGATCGGCAAGCGCGGAGGAGCCCTCGCCAACCTCCATCCCGCCTACCTCCTCGGCGAGACCTACCGCGAGCTCCTCGGGCGGACCGGCATCCACGCCGACTGCGTCGAGCAGATCGTCGGCGGCACCGTCACGCACGCGGGCGAGCAGTCCATGAATCCGGCGCGCACGGCCTGGCTCACCATGGGCCTGCCCTACGAGACGGCCGCGACGACCGTCGACTGCCAGTGCGGCTCCTCGCAGCAGGCCAGTCACATGGTGGCCAACATGGTCGCGGCGGGCGTGATCGACATCGGCATCAGCTGCGGCGTCGAGTCCATGTCCCGGGTGCCGCTGGGGTCCGGCAGCAAGCACGGTCCGGGCAAGCCCTTCCCCGACGAGTGGAACGTCGACCTGCCCAACCAGTTCGAGGCCGCCGAGCGGATCGCGCGCAGGCGCGGGCTCACCCGGCGGGACGCGGACGCCCTCGGGCTGCTCTCCCAGGAGCGGGCGGCCGCCGCCTGGGCCGAGGAGCGCTTCAAGCGGGAGACCTTCGCGGTCCAGGTGCCCACCACCGAGGAGGAGCAGGCCGCCGGGCAGGGGATGTGGCGGCTCGTGCACCGGGACGAGGGGCTGCGCGACACGTCCCTCGACGCCCTTGCCGGGCTCAAGCCGGTCATGCCGAGCGCCGTGCACACCGCGGGCAACTCCTCCCAGATCTCCGACGGGGCCGCGGCCCTGCTGTGGGCCTCCAAGCGGATGGCGCGCGCCCTCAAGCTCAGGCCGCGCGCGCGGATCGTCGCGCAGGCCCTCGTGGGGGCCGACCCGCACTTCCACCTCGACGGGCCCGTCGACGCGACCCGGGCCGTGCTCGGCAAGGCCGGGATGTCCCTGCGGGACATCGACCTCGTCGAGATCAACGAGGCCTTCGCCTCGGTCGTGCTCAGCTGGGCGCGGGTCTTCGAGCAGGACCTGGAGAAGGTGAACGTGAACGGGGGCGCGATCGCGCTCGGGCATCCCGTGGGCGCGACCGGGGCGCGGTTGCTGACCTCGGCCCTGCATGAGCTGGAGCGGCGCGACAAGGAGTTCGCCCTGGTGACGATGTGTGCCGGGGGTGCGGTGGCCACCGCCACGATCTTGCAGCGGCTGTAG
- a CDS encoding cytochrome P450, with protein MPCPALPDGFDFTDPDVLQDRVPFPEFARLRQVEPVRWVAQRRGISGYDDTGYWAVTRHADVKHVSTHPELFSSNLNTAIIRFNETISRDQIEVQKLIMLNMDPPEHTRVRQIVQRGFTPRAVRSLEDALRARAHGIVRAALETAGTDGDFDFVTQVACELPLQAIAELIGVPQEDRSKIFDWSNKMAGYDDPEYAITEEVGTEAAMEIVSYAMNLAVARKECPAGDIVSQLVAAEDEGNLSSDEFGFFVILLAVAGNETTRNAITHGMHAFLTHPGQWDLFKRERPVTAAEEIVRWATPVVSFQRTATEDTELGGAAIKRGDRVGVFYSSANHDPEVFADPEAFDITRDPNPHLGFGGGGPHFCLGKSLAVLEINLIFDAVAEAMPDLRLTGDPRRLRSAWLNGVKELRVSTR; from the coding sequence ATGCCCTGTCCCGCGCTGCCCGACGGGTTCGACTTCACCGACCCGGACGTCCTCCAAGACCGCGTGCCCTTCCCGGAGTTCGCGCGCCTTCGGCAGGTGGAGCCGGTGCGCTGGGTGGCGCAGCGGCGCGGGATCTCCGGCTACGACGACACGGGCTACTGGGCCGTGACCCGGCACGCCGACGTCAAGCACGTCTCCACCCACCCCGAGCTGTTCTCCTCGAACCTCAACACCGCGATCATCCGCTTCAACGAGACGATCAGCCGCGACCAGATCGAGGTCCAGAAGCTGATCATGCTCAACATGGACCCGCCCGAGCACACCCGGGTCCGCCAGATCGTCCAGCGCGGCTTCACGCCCCGCGCCGTCCGCTCCCTGGAGGACGCCCTGCGGGCGCGCGCGCACGGGATCGTCCGCGCCGCCCTGGAGACCGCGGGGACCGACGGCGACTTCGACTTCGTCACCCAGGTCGCCTGCGAGCTGCCCCTGCAAGCCATCGCCGAGCTCATCGGCGTCCCCCAGGAGGACCGCTCCAAGATCTTCGACTGGTCCAACAAGATGGCGGGGTACGACGACCCGGAGTACGCGATCACCGAGGAGGTCGGCACCGAGGCCGCCATGGAGATCGTCTCGTACGCGATGAACCTCGCCGTCGCGCGCAAGGAGTGCCCGGCCGGGGACATCGTCAGCCAGCTGGTCGCCGCGGAGGACGAGGGGAACCTCTCCTCCGACGAGTTCGGGTTCTTCGTGATCCTGCTCGCCGTCGCGGGCAACGAGACCACGCGCAACGCCATCACCCACGGCATGCACGCCTTCCTCACCCACCCCGGCCAGTGGGACCTCTTCAAGCGGGAGCGGCCGGTGACCGCCGCCGAGGAGATCGTGCGCTGGGCCACGCCCGTGGTCTCCTTCCAGCGCACGGCCACCGAGGACACCGAGCTGGGCGGCGCCGCGATCAAGCGGGGCGACCGCGTCGGCGTCTTCTACTCCTCCGCCAACCACGACCCCGAGGTCTTCGCGGACCCCGAGGCGTTCGACATCACCCGGGACCCGAACCCCCACCTCGGCTTCGGCGGCGGCGGACCGCACTTCTGCCTCGGCAAGTCCCTCGCGGTCCTGGAGATCAACCTCATCTTCGACGCCGTCGCCGAGGCGATGCCCGACCTGCGCCTGACGGGCGACCCGCGACGCCTCCGCTCGGCCTGGCTCAACGGCGTCAAGGAGCTCCGGGTCAGCACCCGCTGA
- a CDS encoding bifunctional glycosyltransferase 87/phosphatase PAP2 family protein → MANVEHRGPGSALGAGTSGPPKARIEAIRVALWLIAAVLAVRQAAVVLRTPKGERLTDLETWIGPNGVLHVKGSLYDADKFTGTPFAGLVLKPFASSAEQALGWAWTFGTLGLVVALGIVAARALPQPVSRRASLLAAPVAICLLMLSLPVRNTLHLGQTSIIPVLLVLLGCFAARGERASGILVGVAAALQPAVLLFAPLLWFTGRRKATASLGLTFAGLTAVAWAALPHDSTTYWVHHLAGAGLGANPAANANQSLHGALLRFGLQGPLEIGLFLALGAAVAFLGLRRAVRYAKDGQLLLAVALTGCVAVAVSPTSWQHQLLWLLLAVVGRVGKRASDRYVWPIAIVLVMTLPSKMMLPNMSVLDPLRDNVVLLAALASALIVPFLSRTAPEYQKPIPTSYADPVPARWKWVPLFPFWRRVLTRPNLLLELLLIRVGYSAYQQTRLAATGGTISGGRERAEAHGEQIHSIEQFLHIDIEHWFNHLTARTPWMESFFNFYYTSFHFVVPLSVLAILYLRRPAQYRWARSALGFATLLALVGFWGYPLAPPRLMEDLGFIDTIHGPQDFSQPDYGTLTKLTNQYAAMPSLHFGWSLWCGLTIAILAPKWWMKALGLLHPFFTVCAIVGTGNHWVLDAVGGAAVVGAGFGLTYLLQGPRVKEVLKLGSPRPGPGIPQPATAGPPARAAAPDRLTESAPEEAEAAGPAGSGDGPPGGSEPVSSARDAPGGRTPS, encoded by the coding sequence GTGGCGAATGTTGAGCACAGGGGACCGGGAAGCGCCTTGGGCGCGGGGACGTCCGGCCCGCCCAAGGCGCGGATCGAGGCGATCCGTGTCGCCCTCTGGCTGATCGCCGCCGTCCTGGCGGTCCGGCAGGCCGCCGTCGTCCTGCGCACCCCCAAGGGCGAGCGGCTGACCGATCTGGAGACCTGGATCGGGCCGAACGGCGTGCTGCACGTGAAGGGCTCGCTGTACGACGCGGACAAGTTCACCGGCACGCCGTTCGCCGGGCTCGTCCTCAAGCCCTTCGCCAGCTCCGCCGAGCAGGCGCTCGGCTGGGCCTGGACCTTCGGCACCCTCGGGCTCGTCGTCGCCCTGGGGATCGTCGCCGCCCGCGCCCTGCCGCAGCCCGTCTCCCGGCGCGCCTCGCTGCTCGCGGCGCCCGTCGCCATCTGTCTGCTCATGCTGTCCCTGCCGGTCCGCAACACGCTGCACCTGGGGCAGACCAGCATCATCCCGGTCCTGCTCGTGCTGCTCGGGTGCTTCGCCGCCCGGGGCGAGCGGGCCAGCGGCATCCTGGTCGGCGTCGCCGCCGCGCTCCAGCCCGCCGTGCTGCTCTTCGCGCCGCTGCTGTGGTTCACCGGCCGCAGGAAGGCCACCGCGTCCCTCGGCCTCACCTTCGCGGGGCTGACCGCCGTCGCCTGGGCGGCCCTGCCGCACGACTCGACGACGTACTGGGTGCACCACCTGGCCGGCGCGGGCCTCGGCGCGAACCCGGCCGCCAACGCCAACCAGTCCCTGCACGGCGCGCTGCTCCGCTTCGGCCTCCAGGGGCCGCTGGAGATCGGGCTCTTCCTGGCCCTGGGCGCCGCCGTCGCCTTCCTCGGCCTGCGCCGTGCCGTGCGGTACGCCAAGGACGGCCAGCTGCTGCTCGCCGTCGCGCTCACCGGCTGCGTGGCCGTCGCCGTGTCCCCGACGAGCTGGCAGCACCAGCTCCTGTGGCTGCTGCTCGCGGTGGTCGGCCGGGTCGGCAAGCGCGCGTCCGACCGGTACGTGTGGCCCATCGCCATCGTCCTGGTGATGACGCTGCCGTCGAAGATGATGCTCCCGAACATGTCGGTCCTGGACCCGCTGCGCGACAACGTGGTCCTGCTCGCCGCGCTCGCCTCCGCGCTGATCGTGCCGTTCCTGTCCCGGACCGCGCCGGAGTACCAGAAGCCGATCCCCACCTCGTACGCCGATCCCGTACCGGCGCGGTGGAAGTGGGTGCCGCTGTTCCCGTTCTGGCGGCGCGTGCTCACCCGGCCGAACCTGCTGCTCGAACTGCTCCTGATCCGCGTCGGCTACTCCGCCTACCAGCAGACCCGCCTGGCCGCGACCGGCGGCACCATCTCCGGCGGCCGCGAGCGGGCCGAGGCGCACGGCGAGCAGATCCACTCCATCGAGCAGTTCCTGCACATCGACATCGAGCACTGGTTCAACCATCTGACGGCACGGACGCCGTGGATGGAGAGCTTCTTCAACTTCTACTACACGTCGTTCCACTTCGTGGTGCCGCTGAGCGTCCTCGCGATCCTGTACCTGCGGCGCCCCGCCCAGTACCGCTGGGCGCGCTCCGCGCTGGGCTTCGCCACGCTGCTCGCGCTCGTCGGCTTCTGGGGCTACCCGCTCGCGCCGCCGCGGCTGATGGAGGACCTCGGCTTCATCGACACCATCCACGGCCCGCAGGACTTCTCGCAGCCGGACTACGGCACGCTGACGAAGCTCACCAACCAGTACGCGGCGATGCCCTCGCTGCACTTCGGCTGGTCCCTGTGGTGCGGTCTGACCATCGCGATCCTCGCCCCGAAGTGGTGGATGAAGGCCCTCGGCCTGCTGCACCCGTTCTTCACGGTGTGCGCGATCGTCGGCACCGGCAACCACTGGGTGCTCGACGCGGTGGGCGGCGCGGCGGTCGTCGGCGCGGGCTTCGGCCTGACCTATCTGCTCCAGGGGCCGCGGGTGAAGGAGGTCCTGAAGCTCGGTTCGCCGAGACCCGGGCCCGGGATCCCGCAGCCCGCGACGGCGGGCCCGCCCGCACGGGCCGCGGCGCCGGACCGCCTGACCGAGTCAGCGCCCGAGGAGGCCGAGGCCGCCGGGCCCGCGGGGAGCGGGGACGGGCCGCCGGGCGGATCGGAACCCGTCAGCAGCGCGCGGGACGCGCCGGGCGGCCGTACCCCGAGCTGA
- the proP gene encoding glycine betaine/L-proline transporter ProP, with protein sequence MSSIERQASELLPYATPVAPSKQQAPPPAGPGGAPAPEATVTDPALVRRAVKAAALGNAMEWFDFGVYSYIAVTLGKVFFPSGNPTAQLLSTFGAFAAAFLIRPVGGMVFGPLGDRVGRQKVLALTMIMMAAGTFAIGLIPSYATIGVWAPVLLLVARLVQGFSTGGEYAGAATFIAEYAPDKRRGFLGSWLEFGTLAGYIGGAGLVTLMTALLSSEDLLSWGWRVPFLIAGPMGLIGLYLRMRLEETPAFAAQLERAHADERTRGTAGLREMVTGQWRTLLLCVGLVLVFNVTDYMLLSYMPTYLTGELKYDETHGLLVVLAVMALMMCAQPFVGALTDRVGRRPVIATGCAGFFLLSVPALLLIRDGSLWAIGLGMAALGLLLVCFTAAMPSALPALFPTKVRYGSLSIGFNVSVSVFGGTTPLVVTALIGATGDVMMPAYYMMAAAVVGGFAVWRMTESAGRPLPGSPPAVEPGA encoded by the coding sequence TTGTCGTCGATCGAAAGGCAGGCGAGCGAGCTCTTGCCGTACGCCACCCCCGTCGCCCCGAGCAAGCAGCAGGCGCCGCCCCCCGCGGGCCCCGGCGGCGCCCCGGCCCCCGAGGCCACCGTCACCGACCCGGCGCTCGTGCGGCGCGCGGTGAAGGCGGCCGCGCTCGGCAACGCGATGGAGTGGTTCGACTTCGGCGTCTACAGCTATATCGCGGTCACCCTCGGCAAGGTCTTCTTTCCGTCGGGCAACCCGACGGCACAGCTCCTGTCCACCTTCGGCGCCTTCGCCGCGGCCTTTCTGATCCGCCCCGTCGGCGGCATGGTCTTCGGGCCCCTCGGCGACCGCGTGGGCCGCCAGAAGGTGCTGGCCCTCACCATGATCATGATGGCGGCGGGCACGTTCGCGATCGGCCTGATCCCCTCGTACGCCACGATCGGCGTCTGGGCCCCGGTCCTCCTGCTGGTCGCCCGTCTCGTGCAGGGCTTCTCCACCGGCGGCGAGTACGCGGGCGCCGCCACCTTCATCGCCGAGTACGCCCCCGACAAGCGGCGCGGCTTCCTCGGCAGCTGGCTGGAGTTCGGCACCCTCGCGGGCTACATCGGCGGTGCGGGCCTGGTCACCCTGATGACCGCGCTCCTGTCGAGCGAGGACCTGCTCTCCTGGGGCTGGCGCGTCCCGTTCCTGATCGCGGGCCCGATGGGCCTCATCGGCCTCTACCTGCGCATGCGCCTGGAGGAGACCCCGGCGTTCGCGGCCCAGCTGGAGCGGGCGCACGCCGACGAGCGCACCCGCGGCACGGCCGGCCTGCGCGAGATGGTGACCGGCCAGTGGCGCACCCTGCTCCTGTGCGTGGGCCTCGTCCTGGTCTTCAACGTCACCGACTACATGCTCCTGTCGTACATGCCGACGTACCTGACCGGCGAGCTGAAGTACGACGAGACGCACGGCCTGCTCGTGGTGCTGGCGGTGATGGCCCTGATGATGTGCGCCCAGCCGTTCGTCGGCGCGCTCACCGACCGCGTCGGCCGCCGCCCCGTCATCGCGACGGGCTGCGCCGGCTTCTTCCTGCTCTCCGTGCCCGCCCTGCTCCTGATCCGCGACGGCTCCCTGTGGGCCATCGGGCTCGGCATGGCGGCGCTCGGTCTGCTCCTGGTCTGCTTCACGGCCGCCATGCCGTCGGCCCTGCCCGCCCTCTTCCCCACGAAGGTCCGCTACGGCTCGCTGTCCATCGGCTTCAACGTCTCCGTGTCCGTCTTCGGCGGGACGACCCCCCTGGTGGTCACGGCCCTCATCGGGGCCACGGGGGACGTCATGATGCCCGCGTACTACATGATGGCCGCGGCCGTCGTGGGCGGCTTCGCCGTCTGGCGCATGACGGAGTCCGCGGGCCGTCCCCTGCCGGGGTCACCGCCCGCGGTCGAGCCGGGGGCCTGA
- a CDS encoding O-methyltransferase, producing the protein MTTESTWAAVDTYFTDLLVPEDEALAHARRAGDAAGLPPISVTPTQGKLLHLLARLVPAHRILEVGTLAAYSTIWLARALPDDGRLITLEFAPAHAAVARANLAHAGLDKVAEVRTGPALDSLAALHAEGTAPFDLVFIDADKANNARYLEWSLKLTRPGGLIVLDNVVRSGEVADAASDDPAILGTREALELIASHPDLDGTAVQTVGAKGYDGFALARVRA; encoded by the coding sequence ATGACCACCGAGTCCACCTGGGCCGCCGTCGACACCTACTTCACGGACCTCCTCGTACCCGAGGACGAGGCCCTCGCCCACGCCCGCCGCGCAGGCGACGCCGCGGGGCTGCCCCCGATCAGCGTCACCCCCACGCAGGGCAAGCTCCTGCACCTCCTGGCCCGGCTCGTCCCGGCCCACCGGATCCTGGAGGTCGGCACCCTCGCCGCCTACAGCACCATCTGGCTGGCCCGGGCCCTGCCCGACGACGGCCGCCTGATCACCCTGGAGTTCGCACCGGCCCACGCGGCCGTGGCCCGCGCCAACCTCGCCCACGCGGGCCTCGACAAGGTCGCCGAGGTGCGCACGGGCCCCGCCCTGGACTCCCTGGCCGCGCTGCACGCCGAGGGCACCGCCCCCTTCGACCTGGTCTTCATCGACGCGGACAAGGCGAACAACGCGCGCTATCTGGAGTGGTCCCTGAAGCTGACCCGGCCCGGCGGCCTGATCGTCCTGGACAACGTGGTCCGCAGCGGCGAGGTCGCCGACGCCGCCTCGGACGACCCGGCGATCCTCGGCACCCGCGAGGCCCTGGAGCTCATCGCGAGCCACCCGGACCTCGACGGCACGGCGGTGCAGACGGTCGGCGCCAAGGGCTACGACGGCTTCGCCCTCGCCCGGGTGCGGGCCTGA
- a CDS encoding M20 family dipeptidase — MLELTMATVSGADAGATAGMTMAEAPSEPGAVLLVGRDGSVCRLVPPQDWLFVSRTHLEFRCGPDGVWTVTWLRGSQPNPASEVRLLAHGTATPLAYGGAAPLPRGGSGEIVVQDRSGPRSVNVGFYHEG, encoded by the coding sequence ATGCTGGAGCTCACGATGGCCACGGTGTCGGGTGCGGACGCGGGCGCGACCGCGGGCATGACGATGGCGGAGGCCCCCAGCGAGCCGGGCGCGGTGCTCCTGGTCGGCCGTGACGGCAGCGTGTGCCGGCTCGTGCCGCCGCAGGACTGGCTGTTCGTGTCCCGTACGCACCTGGAGTTCCGCTGCGGCCCCGACGGCGTCTGGACCGTCACGTGGCTGCGCGGCTCCCAGCCGAACCCGGCGTCCGAGGTCCGCCTCCTCGCCCACGGGACGGCGACGCCGCTCGCCTACGGAGGGGCGGCGCCGCTGCCGCGGGGCGGCTCCGGGGAGATCGTGGTGCAGGACCGCTCGGGGCCGCGGAGCGTGAACGTGGGCTTCTACCACGAGGGGTGA
- a CDS encoding DUF1992 domain-containing protein — translation MTERKPPGVSFESWIDRQIREAEERGDFAALPGRGRPLPDDMTAAYDELWWIKRKLAHEGVSVLSPTLALRKEAEDVLAAALDAPSERVARRLVTELNDKIREALRTPPPGPPLGLRPYDVDEVAREWRERRAT, via the coding sequence ATGACGGAGCGGAAGCCCCCCGGGGTGAGTTTCGAGTCCTGGATCGACCGGCAGATCCGCGAGGCGGAGGAGCGCGGGGACTTCGCCGCGCTGCCCGGCCGCGGCCGGCCCCTGCCCGACGACATGACCGCGGCGTACGACGAACTGTGGTGGATCAAGCGGAAGTTGGCCCACGAGGGCGTGTCCGTCCTGTCGCCGACCCTGGCGCTGCGCAAGGAGGCGGAGGACGTCCTCGCGGCCGCCCTCGACGCCCCCTCCGAACGCGTGGCGCGGCGCCTGGTGACGGAGCTGAACGACAAGATCCGCGAGGCGCTGCGCACGCCTCCGCCGGGGCCGCCGCTGGGCCTGCGGCCGTACGACGTGGACGAGGTGGCGCGCGAGTGGCGCGAACGGCGCGCCACCTGA